The genomic interval ATTGATCTACACAGTCATTGGAGGTTTTGTATGGATATTTTGCTTAGTGGTTCTACTATCTACTAGTTAAAAAAACTCTTGTTTTCACTCTTATAGTTCTGcgagggtggggatggtgacCGTGTTTCTCAGTGTGGTGAGGACAGAAAAGCTCCTAGGACTATGGAAAGGAGTGTCACCAGTGAGTGCCCTTCTTTTTTCACTCTAtctcgtgtacacacacacacacacacacacacacacactcttacctaTCAAACAATTACTGTAAAAAACATGGCCCTTTCATTACTTAGAAATGAAGCCAAAACTCCATGCTATTGTTCCATCCATTTGCTTAGCTGCTTGAAGGAAGCTTATGTCCACGCTAATTGCTAATTGCTAATTGCTAATTTCCTCTAGTCTTTTGTGCGCACCATCCCTGGCGTGGGGATCTACTTCAGCACCTACTTCTCCCTGAAGCAGCACTTCTTCCTGGAGAAAGGCCCCAAGGCCCTGGAGGCCATGATGCTGGGGGCTGGGGCCCGTGTGGTGGCAGGGGTGTGTATGCTGCCTGTCACTGTCATCAAGACACGTTTTGaggtatgtatttattttaaagtAGTTACTAAGGTTATGAATCACAGTGTGCAGAATGTGTAGAGTACATATTTCAGAAAAGTCACAatttaaaatacatacatacataaaatgTGTAGATTACACTTAAAATGGTCAATAAAACTAAGGCAAAGCAAGTTCATTTACATAGACATACGTTTCATACACAAAGGCCATTCAGTGTTTAAACCTAACATgctccttgtgtgtgtctgtgtgtgtgtgcgtctgtgtgtgtggtgtagagtGGGAGGTATAACTACAGCAGTGTGCTGGGGGCCCTGCGCAGCGTGTGGCAGACTGAGGGCCCGCGGGCCCTCTTCTCCGGCCTGGCAGCCACACTCCTCCGAGACGCACCCTTCTCAGGCCTCTACCTCATGTTCTACAGCCAAAGCAAGAGCGCACTGCCAATGCGTGAGTGTTACAATGACTTGTGATGGATGAATTTGGCTGGGACTAAAGAAATACTGCCTTTTATAGTAGAATTGGTTAGATCAGTCGTCACCCTAATTTTCTCCAGAAATGAAAGTAGGTCACATTTACACTCTACACGTGTCAGATAAGAAATAATCTAATTTTGattatttttctctctatctccctttgTAGAGATTAGCTCATCGTCCTACGCACCATTGGGTAACTTCAGCTGTGGGGTGCTGTCGGGTGTCTTAGCCTCCTTGGTGACTCAGCCAGCAGATGTTGTCAAAACGCAATTGCAAGTTTGTCCCCATCTCTACAAGAGGACATCAGATGCTGTATACTTCATATACAAGGTATATacacatttctctccctctaagCAGGGATCTTTCTCTTGTCCTCTAAGCTCTTTGGCACAAGCTCCTTGGCATGTGTAGAACAGCACTCATTTTCTTAAAACTacattcggtaacactttacttgacagtatcgacataagagtgacatgacactgtcatgacacatgaaccctaatcctaaactctaactctaactctaactctaactctaactctaactctaactctaactccttatgacaaaaaccaaatgtcacttaatgtcacagaagcgttatgtcataaagtttatgacttgtttatgacacctTCATgaagtgtcatgtcactcttatgacgatactgtcaagtaaagtctAACCCTACGTTCTTCTATGCCTTTTCTTTGGCCTAAATCTTAAAGTTTGCAGCATTAAGTCTGCCTGTCTGTACTTACACTGCCCCTATCTCTGTGCAGGAACATGGATTGTGTGGGTTTTTCAGAGGTGGTGTGCCTCGCTGCCTGAGGAGGACCATGATGGCGGCCATGGCCTGGACTGTGTACGAGCAGCTCATGGCTCAGTTAGGCCTCAAGTCCTGAGTGGAGGaccagacacaaagacacagagcgTCAGGGAAGTGTGGACGAACAAGCAAGTGATAGACAAGTGGACAAGTTGGTCGGCAACCTTGTAAAAAGTGGGACCGTGTATGGACAGATCAGAGAGTGCAAAGAACGA from Alosa sapidissima isolate fAloSap1 chromosome 3, fAloSap1.pri, whole genome shotgun sequence carries:
- the LOC121705727 gene encoding mitochondrial glycine transporter A-like is translated as MELSLAHPAIKAFMCGSLSGTCSTLLFQPLDLVKTRLQTLHNTVQPGSARVGMVTVFLSVVRTEKLLGLWKGVSPSFVRTIPGVGIYFSTYFSLKQHFFLEKGPKALEAMMLGAGARVVAGVCMLPVTVIKTRFESGRYNYSSVLGALRSVWQTEGPRALFSGLAATLLRDAPFSGLYLMFYSQSKSALPMQISSSSYAPLGNFSCGVLSGVLASLVTQPADVVKTQLQVCPHLYKRTSDAVYFIYKEHGLCGFFRGGVPRCLRRTMMAAMAWTVYEQLMAQLGLKS